Genomic DNA from Schistosoma haematobium chromosome 1, whole genome shotgun sequence:
aggcgctcgatcatgcatccgcaccagataaCGAGTAGGTACGCGGCGCTACACGTCTACAACACTAGACAGCTTAGATTAATCACCTCCCGATAAGTCGATAACCTGTCTAATATATCCCCGAACCTCTTCACTTCGGACTtgtgatttgactgggttgatGTACTTTGATTATAATAAAGATGGCACAGGTGTTCAGTGtttgtacctcgattcggtgtctagcaaccgtctagagaaaaatgccaatggttgccaggagttgttaacccattgttgtaaaaCTCCTCCGACTGCTGAGttggatgcgtctactgcgatactaatgggtgctcgggtgtcctgatgtgcaagcattgttgctttaacgatgagttccttaattgtgaagaatgcttttcgtgcggtgtcgtctaaattaatggatttcgcatttccacgaagttggtcggtaagaggtttcatgagtaaagcGCATTTAGGTATGAATCGTCTACAGAAACTTACAAGGTCGTTAAACGTTCGTAGTTGTTTgatcgtggtcggttctgggtagtCCAGAATTGTCGCCAATTTggtcctaaggggtcgaatgACTTGAGCATCTATAATGTGTCCTAGggagtctaatgagtcggttccaatttggcatttctgaacgtttacagtaatgccatgtttttgtagtcgttcgaaaacaagatccagatgcttaagatgtgattctctgtccggacttgcgattagacagtcgtcaacatacgcgtgtacgaagttgagacctcgaaaaacgtcgtctatgaacctttggaatgtttgagcagcgtttcttagaccgaaggacattcgcaaaaattcataaacTCCAAAGGGAgtaatgatagctgttttcggaatgTCGTCAGTGACCatggggatttggttatacgctttgaCCAAAtagattttcgaaaagacagttgtacctttcaaggtagctgtcaaatcgtgaatgcaAGGCAACGAGTAACGATCGGGtatggttttcgcattcaatcaccgatagtcaccagttggacgccaatcgttgctgtcctttttagggaccatgtgcaacggagatgcatatgggctacttgacggtcgtatgattcctaagtctatcatgtaaTAAAACTCGTTTTTCGCTGACCTTAGCTTTCTgggggctagtcgtcgtgctttagagaatataggtggtcctgtagtcgtgatgtgatgtgtaacgttgctggttacacacggtagtttcggttgcgtttgatgaatcccaggatacttatcgattagtggttgataaagtgggtctatcgtatgcttaattgcgactggggataatctgcaacctgAAGAaaaagttacgcaaacggataaattagtgtttccgtctactagcctccgtttgcgcgtatcgatgatcagattatggtgttatagaaggtccataccaattggcacagaaacatctgcaacaacgaagatccagtgaatgggtttgcgtaaacccacgttaaggtaaacgtaccttttgccatacgtagcgataggttttccgtttgcctcCTGTATGTTTAAAGCCGATTCGTGAGGCCGGTCGTTGGAATTCGCTGGAAGAAcactaacttctgcgccagtgtcgacgaggtggcgaactctcgttgtcacatctgtgacgtataacagacggctatgttcgccggctacggttgcccttaacgcgtgccggcttggaagtttcccaagttgtttttcgagtcggtCGGTTTCgagttgcaacatgtccgtcgcagaaccgtgttgcaggtctatGTTGTTAAagagttggtctaacctttgtcaatcggttaggtctcctcgtttaaggaTAGAACGCTTTAACGTTTCGTACGGTTCAGAAACATcgctagtaaacatactaggtgttacgtacctgttgaattcccgcggtggtgccttgactactgcgaggaattgtgcacgtgtgtcgttctcgccgtgctcgtggaagtcggcttctgcgtagcagaaccaggcttcgatattgtcgggccagaagggCATGAGTTGGAACGAGGGTATGGACAtggtcttaatcttaaatacctCAGGAGTCTGTTCGGTCATAGGGGAATATTAAGTACGAGAATACGAGGAAAAATATAGAGATATCCTGAAACACGGGGAACAAACATCACAACGTATAAaagataaaaaataaggcagtaatatataaaaatctcaaaaaggaacagactcacagttgcagttaggtgtaccagatcacgtcggtctcaccgaTGATGATGGCacaagtattcagtgtttgacaacgcttttaccagtaacaccttcttgtataactcgtacccactaagagaaatcaaaagacagaattgaggagatcagaagtcgtatttgacgattgccaatatatcggaattatcTGATCTAATCCGGCTGGCGATTGCAGTAGCAGCTGAGCACggtgttcccactcgtgatctggtgcggatgcatgaccgagcgccttcagctaggtgagtccactaaaactaatctggtcagcatccaatgtcgaaaacttacagagctatttatttcggggatttatttaccgccacaATGATTATAGGTTAGGGTATCGTCAGACTCCAAATACTATCACCTTGAACGTGGTACTTGCTATCAAAGTCAATCCTTTCCACTCAAGTATGGGTTGCGTTACATCTAATATACAGTCAAGAATATAAATTATAGACGaaacaatcagatttaggataacaggtcttggattttgaagAGTAATCCATTCGTCCGTTTGGCTAAACAGCGTTTTGGCACTttggctgatgtcagttcgcgaTGTAAACCCTAAATCCAATTCCTAACCATCATTTGggaatcataattctaattcctaacACTGGTTTGTAATcatcatttagtcctagttaggtGGACATTCTGAAGGTCACTTTGGAGTCGCCCAAAGGTCGTCAATAAATTACAGGGTCAAGGAAAATCCGAAAAATTGAAGAATTTGTTGTAAGATATATTGTCTAAGTTTTCGACTTGTCAGGTTCTTTGATATACATGGTAGTTCTACACACTTGTCTTTGGCTTACAACGTTTAAACCTGCAAGGCAAAACGTTATAGAACATATGTCACTTTAGTTGGAAAATGCATGGATATTTATCTACTGCtacccgaagcagtggtgtccgcaccttcaattgactctttcaagagaagactgggcACTCACaaaagcatactagaaaaggaataacatgggccgtaggccttctgtccttactacacaaatctgaatctgagcTCCTACGGAACTAAAGTAGTCGTCGGGCTTAGTTTTGAAAGATGGTATAAGTCCCCATTACTATCACGTCCAAAAGTGGTTCAGTAGCTTACTGATTAAAACCACGAGAAAGTATGCACAAAGTTTTGCGGGAACGTCCGTGTTCTATCACATTGATGTTCTTGTTTGCGTAGTTTTGCACTAAAATGTATGTTACTTTAGTGAAGAGGATTATGAAGACTACGATTCATCCTGATGATATTCTCCTAATATTTATGCACCGCACAGGGCGAAAATTCAAAGCCTTCAAGGGACTGAGCAGGATTTATTATTTTAGTGTGAGTCATTGTGTGTTGCTCTGTTTTACATGTTTCAAGAGAGCTACATACTTCTTAAGAGACATAATACAGTTTTTCCCCAGGTAAGGTTTTGAGTAAACATTGAAAGCAGTTTTGAATAATTCTGGAGTCAACCAGTTCAAGTTTTCGAAAGAAACCTCAGGACAGTATACTTTATTGTGCCCAGGACAGTAATAGAAAAAGATACTTAGGGTATTACATTAAGTAATATGCAGATCGGTTGTTGTGCTTATGAAGGTAATACTTAAATCACCCAGAAACTACGACCTGCATGCACCACTGTTATTCACCATTAGCATCCTGCGTTTTCAGTTATTGAGAGTAGCTTTCTGGTGACCCAGTCGTATAACCAACTGTTTGTAAAAATTTGAGTTGTCAGAAGTATCTCATCCacttctcagtcagtcagttcaTTTTTAAATCCCAAGACCATCTGGTATAGCAGAATCTCGGAATCTGGATTACAAAGTAGGTCGTTAATGGATAGTACGAAAAAGAGAATTCCAAAGACCGAGTCTTGTGGTACTCCCATTGTTTCTGTCAACCGCTCAGACAAAGCAGAATGAACTCTAACGCGTTTCGATCCCTCTTTTATGTAGTATAAAAGCCACTTCTCTAGATAAACCAATATAATTAATATAGTTTTCCCCCCTATATTCTTAAGTTACTGAGTTGTCGCAATACTTCTGTCATTTTTTTTCCGTACTATTTCCTTACACTCACTGTTTTACTTCGTTTCCCACTATCTATCAGTATGAGAGAAAATCTCCACATAAATTCAGTTATTTGATGAACACGCCTACAAACTCGATCAATCTGACTTCATTGTTGCATAATGTCTTCTTTTCAatatgatgaattcaactacaagCTGATCGCTTTGACTGGCGTGAAAACTGCTAGGCAAAATACAAAACGAGAAAACCCTCAATTCAGTCTAGTATGTTAAATTGGTGgttaaatgtttttgttacatcACTTTGATGGCTTGTGTGACTGCTAACATGTTACTTGAGATTTGAGTCACTTAGAAAAACTTTAAAAATTCCCGTATTGTGAATAAGGACAAcgtatataagcgaacaatattgttttaaattaggTATTGATTAGGCTTCATACTAGtaaacaattatatttatgtacataGACGAAATCATTAAACTAATCAAGGCAGCTTATTGAACATTGACTCGAACCCTTGTTACTCTTACTAAAgctcccgaccgttgttgctaccttgacgcggtggtcgggcttgcctatcgtgatgaacccatcgagctatactggctgggaaaatcgttcctcaaggtcctaccatgccagacaggtcggttgaagggCGGTAAGATCAAaggcagcaaacccaaggtccgaaggcgaagccgtactgctgactgtaaagaggtgtgacagcagtaaggtgtttccttcagacaaccagcacaacagcgatgctgccttctcacaaggaggggtgtggttaggaaaggtcgaccctaaaaatgcacacctcgccttatcccacggatatccgtctctggcggtaaggtctcaacaagtacggagctaacacaaaaattactcataaaaaggtcgtgtgtaaCCGAcgtcaagcagttgtcccttgggcactgcggccatgctctcaggtcactagGACCAcccctaacccaatttccttttcagagaCCTCCAGGAGCACCTTTCCACGGAGTGGGCAACCGGGGAATGATAACCGCTTTGATACCTtcaacagcactcaagatcactgtattcataatcagcTTCCCttttcaattcctattattcttcCTACATTGACTTTCAACACTAAACTTTCTCTTTTGACTTCCCtccaagtgtcaccatagccaacgattctagtgcgcaaaacactgtcccaggtttACTGAAACCTCTCTCCAGACTACACATTGGCGTCTTCAACATGCACACTCTCTGTTAAATCGACCAGCAGACCTCCTTGTCTAGAACCCTAGGATCTCGTACTATTGATGAAGAGcgtaaaataataaaatctaggttaaccaaaggTTTGAGGAACGACTGTGAATATTGGTgtgcaacgaaagcaaaagaaacGGAGAAGGCAGCTGTAATACAAAAGAACTTTTCAgactcggaaaaagacgacattTTAAAGAGCAgatcagctggccttcagcgatTCTACAACTACCTACCAATCCAAGATagcgtgaatggaacattgaaataggtcCCTCGACTCTatctgaagttcaaaaggctatagctaatctgaaatgAGGAAGAgaagctggtccagatggattggctccagaggtctttaggTGATGTGGTCCAATTTCAGCTGAAATCTGGTAGTTGGACGTAATCGCATCACTGGTCGCAAttactgattgtcccaatatataatagagggtcaaaatcatcctgtgacaaccatagaagcattagtttgactaatatagcatctaaaatactagcttcaataattatcggacgcctaacaaggactcgtgaactgcaaacatgagaaaatcaggctgactTCAGACCTGGTTGTGGCTGCATTGACCACATATTCGCCATTCGTCAGGTTATAGAACACagacatgcttatcggcgtccgacaatcgTGGTCTATCTCGATCTTAAAGCAGCATTTGCCTcggtagaccgagaggttctatggtagtgtctgtcattaaaaggcgtacctcagaagtacataaattttgtgaaggctctttactcgaacactattaATCGAGTGACAGCTTGTGGCGAAccgtcatctgcttttgcaacctcaagtagtgtccgtcaaggctgtccactttctccatttttgtttaacttcgaAATAGACCTACTGATAGAAATAacgctctcgtcgactgaattttcgttcattgatctcctaccaggatgTCCACTTATGGACTTAgcatacgcagatgacatagtcctgtttagtgaagacgctgataaaattcagtcttttgatagcactgagcaacaatgccagtatgtttggaatgcgcttctctccctcgaaatgcaagtttttgcttcacgactggtctgcgtcaacacctgaactaaggatagggagtgaagtagtcgaacgcgtcgacaacttcacttacctAGGAAGTTTgaccagccctaatgggttggtgtctgacgaaatctcagtatggattcgaaaagctcgcttggcttttgccaacttacgtcacctataacgaagacgagatatccgtctatcaattaatggacgagtatactgcgtagcagttcgttctgttcttctttacggctgcgaaacgtgaccattaagagtagaactAAACCAATAAAGGGAGTTTATAAGTTGGTGATAACAGTGGAATGAATTACGTTAgtaaacataatgaataaaaagtacAAGTTGGTAGTGCAATGAAAGGTATGCTAGCTGtgataagtcagtcagtcagctacaacgtaggaccaagcacatatatgcatcggtcgaagttgccatacctcattagcacaacaagatgatcaCCAAAcgcatagaagcagttactttaATGGTAGTATATAAAAAAGCATTTCATATAAGGAtctgatacagggagaaagaattagttcgtagaaagaaaggtataaagcaattttaatctcacggtttaagggaagacagagagtatatacacctacgccattgtgatcgattctgagccatgtcaccaagagtctccaaccagtggttacgatagtcacgtggaccccaaccaagtagtctgcatctaccaacatggctcagactggaagttagtgacttcatggactgatgccactttttggtttggccgcccctaactttcttccaaccatccagaacaccggttagcattgcacgtcgtggtaatcggtgttcgggcatacgtaacacgtggcccaaccatctccgtcgacgaagattcacaatctcatcaactgatttaccataattccctaataccctacgtctaacctcactattacttacccggtgatcccaacagatgcaagtaatatttctaaggcatctgtggtcaaatactagtagcttacgactATCTTTCAGATTTAAGCAACTGGATAGTTTGCAAATATCGCTGGTGTATGCTTAAGAAAACTGGTAATATCTCGTGACTACGATTAAACGGATTTCTGGGACAAATTATTTAGTATACTTTGTGTTACTGGGATATTTCATATTAATCTACAAATCATAACTAAATCAGACGACAAATCTACTCATTACCTGATATTCCCTTAAGCAGGTTGCGGTCATTAACTCGTACATTTCGAACATCTTTCTGTTTCGTACTTGTTTATCTTGATTTCCTACCTTCATTTTTACTCCTATTGTGCCTTTATTTTCACGTAATTTGAGTTGTGATATCTTGAATCAATGCATCAATCACCCATTTAGTATGTTGCTGACCTTCATGCAGGATTAAGGGTACTACTGAACTGTTAAATCCGAAGTGACCAGATTGCGATGTGAATATTTGACCTAGTATTTGAGGGTTCTTTGACTTTTGGCTTACAGTACTGAATATCTTTAACCAGTAAGCAAACATTATGCATCGGTAAGGTTTTCTTAGTAATTTACGTATTTTCCTCGTGATCCAATGAAGCGGTACTCGGAACGAACCCACTGATTGTAAAACGAGTCCTCGAATTATTTATAAGAGCAGTGGCTGTGTATTCAAAGCGATCCAATTTTAACTAGTAGTTCCTAACTTCTTAATTTCGGGACAACCAAATATTACCAGTAGCCGCCACTTAAAACATTTTATCGAAATTCTAGTAGACGAGCATATTTTCATTTCTAGGTTAAATCTAAAAACCAAACATTTATTACAGAAGTCAGCAAAATGGTTGGTCACAGTCAAATAAATGTTGGGTAAAAATCAatgtatttattgaatatattctAATAAGGTTCCAATAAATATGCGATTGATAGCATAGCTTGCATCATATTGAGGTTTCTATTTCCAAGTtgctaaataaacaaaattagattGTCTTTTTACGGATTCAAAACTACAAACCTGAAAATAATGGATATTATTTTTCTGGTCTAAACAGTTCTAGAAACCATTAAATCTAACCTAAATGTGAATATTTACAAACTAACTTATAAAAACTGTATATTATTTACCATGTTCTGTTAATGATTCAAACATGGTGTTTACTCACAAATTAATctttattgtttttatctggTTTTCTTTTCAGTCTCCCATGCTTTCAACTGAATCTTCACTATATGAAAGGTTGTAGTTGTAATGAATAAGAGTACACGAAACCGACCTTTACTTGCCTTTTGCCATTGTTCACCTCTTAGCCGTTGCCCATATTCCAGGTCTGTTTGTGTATCGTCAACAGGATGTTTTCATTCATTGCATTTGGATTTATCACTAACATATGTGGATGATGAGTCGTATGGGTGTTTTTCAAATAATACGAATCAGGTTGACTTACTCTGCCGAAATTCAAAAGTTGGTAGACAATTATTATATTGTTGTTCTCCAGATGATGGGGATTTTTGCAATCGGAACTCGAGTTTGCTAGAATTAATCAGTCCTATCCGAATGAATGCTCATGCATTTACATGGAAATCTATTTTGACAGCAGTGTTGTTCCCTACCTTTGCACTGTTTTGTGGGCTTCTAGCGATCATGCTTTTTTGGAAGtgctttttaaaaaaacgaatAGAAAACTACGATCGCTATGTCAATGAACTTAGCTACAAACGTCCCAGCTTCACTACAGATGTCTACAATTATCTAGTAAAACTCAATGAAGAACAGTTTTCGAATCGTAAGTTATCATCTTATGTCTCACCCGGAATGGGAAATAATCTTTCTTCAAAAAATTTGCATAATCCTGATCCTTCGTGTGGACTTATTAGCTGCACTAGTGGAAGTGGGAGCGGTCTTCCGTTCCTTGTTCAGAGAACTGTAGCACGTCATATTAGATTGACAATGTGTATAGGGAAAGGACGATTTGGTGAAGTTTGGAAAGCTACATGTCAAGGTGAAACCGTTGCTGTTAAGATTTTTTCTAGTCGTGATGAAGCCAGCTGGGCTCGTGAAACAGAAGTTTACAACACTGGTTTATTGCGTCATCCTAATCTCCTGGCGTATTATGCTAGCGACATGATATCAAGAGGTGGATGCACTCAGCTCTGGTTAATTACAGCTTATCACGCTAACGGATCTTTACATGACTTCATCAGTCACAGATCATTAAAACTACAGGATGGTTTGCGTCTGGCCAGCTCCATTGCAGCAGGCTTGGCGTTTTTGCATACAGAAATAAAAGGATTACATGCTAAGCCTTCTATTGCACACCGTGATCTCAAATCGAAGAATGTTCTTGTTATGAGTGATATGACTGCATGTATAGCTGACTTGGGTCTTGCCCTTGTGAATTTACAAAGTCTCCCAGTCGGACAAGCCTTCCTCAATTTATCTTCCTCAATGCTATCTAGTGGTGTTATGTCTAGCGGTATAACTCAGTCAGACAGATTGTGCAGTGGACTTTCTGGTCCTTCTTCTTTAGGTCCTCCTCCTGCCGGACCTAGGGTTGGTACTAAACGTTACATGGCACCTGAGTTACTTATGGCGATTGATATAGCACACACATCATCTAACTGCGGCAACAATACGTCATGTATAACTAATGAAAGTATTGATAGTCCAAACAGAAGTCACCATTTGCCATTTGAAGTTTACCAAGCTGCAGATATTTATGCGATGGCCCTAGTGTTTTGGGAATTAGCACGATGCACTCAGGGAATAACATCTGATTTTGTTGAAGGATATCAGGTTTGTACATTGACTTTTCCATACTTTGATATTCACTATTATTAAAGGCATTTTTCTGTTTATCTTACTAATATGAAAATTATGTATTGTAAATTAGTGCTGTCGTAAGTATATGAATTTCAGATCGTAATTATTGATAGAGTAAAGTGTTCTATAGTTCAATATTTTTACTCGTGTGCAAAAAGTTCTAAAGCACCAAATATATTGAAGGGTAATAGTTTCTTAGAATTTGAGAGGAAAATCTGCTTTTCAAATAATCAACAAACTATGTTTTATCAAAAGGGATCATATTGATTTATTCGGTTTCGTGTGACTCACATTTTCGCAgatcttttttatttaaattatttatttatttaaacacaaatattggtgcaaaggggtaccgaatacatatgcgc
This window encodes:
- a CDS encoding hypothetical protein (EggNog:ENOG410VENC~COG:A) encodes the protein MVTDDIPKTAIITPFGVYEFLRMSFGLRNAAQTFQRFIDDVFRGLNFVHAYVDDCLIASPDRESHLKHLDLVFERLQKHGITVNVQKCQIGTDSLDSLGHIIDAQVIRPLRTKLATILDYPEPTTIKQLRTFNDLVSFCRRFIPKCALLMKPLTDQLRGNAKSINLDDTARKAFFTIKELIVKATMLAHQDTRAPISIAVDASNSAVGGVLQQWVNNSWQPLAFFSRRLLDTESRYKH
- the ACVR1 gene encoding Activin receptor type-1, variant 2 (EggNog:ENOG41KOG2052~COG:T) — encoded protein: MNKSTRNRPLLAFCHCSPLSRCPYSRSVCVSSTGCFHSLHLDLSLTYVDDESYGCFSNNTNQVDLLCRNSKVGRQLLYCCSPDDGDFCNRNSSLLELISPIRMNAHAFTWKSILTAVLFPTFALFCGLLAIMLFWKCFLKKRIENYDRYVNELSYKRPSFTTDVYNYLVKLNEEQFSNRKLSSYVSPGMGNNLSSKNLHNPDPSCGLISCTSGSGSGLPFLVQRTVARHIRLTMCIGKGRFGEVWKATCQGETVAVKIFSSRDEASWARETEVYNTGLLRHPNLLAYYASDMISRGGCTQLWLITAYHANGSLHDFISHRSLKLQDGLRLASSIAAGLAFLHTEIKGLHAKPSIAHRDLKSKNVLVMSDMTACIADLGLALVNLQSLPVGQAFLNLSSSMLSSGVMSSGITQSDRLCSGLSGPSSLGPPPAGPRVGTKRYMAPELLMAIDIAHTSSNCGNNTSCITNESIDSPNRSHHLPFEVYQAADIYAMALVFWELARCTQGITSDFVEGYQIPFYDMVPPDPTFSQMRDIVCGNSLTISDQTNQLNRNNSSINTKSPKTSPDYDNVHCRPRIYQRWLDDTYLSCYAQVIQECWHDDWSVRLSALRVRKRLGQIEDAVRQSLVRKRGENIPSNVNELSVLLTEDPETLA